Proteins from one Bradyrhizobium roseum genomic window:
- a CDS encoding extensin family protein — MTRGVRLYLVGSFVLVSLAGCGRGFFQSAEREPWRAEAEIACLKSGTVKETAELVRIDPITGPGVCGAEYPLKVAALGENITGFGFADESLRPPGAIGNQPRWPIARAPAPPPQNNYQGGYRAPASREPNYAAPSNGPISLSAPGIDSPENDADSSRERYPSSSSAPYPQPSYSPSPAAPPLGPAQGNAVSAFGQVSMKPPATLACPIVSALDRWLSDAVQPAAMRWFGVRVVEIRQISAYSCRGMNGNPHAHISEHAFGNALDIAAFTLADGRRVTIKGGWRGMPEEQGFLRDVQGAACQHFSTVLAPGSNSHHEDHIHVDLMRRSSRRTICQPAAVSGDQVAGRAGQRNPYAARDPYSTGSVGAKKSVSRWFDGKSSKVNGDGEYEDH; from the coding sequence ATGACGCGCGGAGTTCGTTTGTATCTCGTCGGCTCCTTCGTCCTTGTCTCGCTAGCGGGTTGTGGCCGCGGATTTTTTCAGTCCGCCGAGCGCGAACCATGGCGCGCCGAGGCCGAAATCGCTTGCCTGAAATCCGGCACGGTCAAGGAAACCGCGGAACTGGTCCGAATCGACCCGATTACAGGTCCGGGCGTGTGCGGCGCGGAGTATCCGCTGAAAGTCGCCGCGCTCGGCGAAAACATCACGGGTTTCGGATTCGCCGACGAAAGCCTGCGGCCGCCCGGCGCGATCGGCAACCAGCCGCGCTGGCCGATCGCACGCGCGCCGGCGCCCCCGCCCCAAAATAACTATCAGGGCGGCTATCGGGCTCCGGCCTCGCGCGAGCCGAACTATGCCGCACCTTCGAACGGTCCAATCTCGCTGTCCGCACCGGGCATCGATTCGCCGGAGAACGACGCCGATTCATCGCGCGAGCGGTATCCGTCATCTTCGTCCGCGCCCTATCCGCAGCCATCCTATTCGCCATCGCCCGCCGCGCCGCCGCTTGGGCCGGCACAAGGCAACGCCGTCAGCGCCTTCGGCCAGGTCTCGATGAAGCCGCCGGCGACACTGGCGTGCCCGATCGTCTCGGCGCTCGACCGCTGGCTTTCCGACGCCGTGCAGCCCGCCGCGATGCGCTGGTTCGGCGTGCGCGTCGTCGAGATCAGACAGATCTCGGCCTATTCCTGCCGCGGCATGAACGGCAATCCGCACGCACATATTTCCGAGCACGCCTTCGGCAACGCGCTCGATATCGCCGCCTTCACGCTGGCTGACGGCCGCCGCGTCACCATCAAGGGCGGTTGGCGCGGCATGCCGGAAGAGCAGGGTTTTCTGCGCGACGTGCAGGGGGCGGCCTGCCAGCATTTCAGCACCGTGCTGGCGCCGGGCTCCAATTCCCATCACGAGGATCACATCCACGTCGACCTGATGCGCCGGTCCTCCCGCCGCACCATCTGCCAGCCCGCCGCCGTCTCGGGCGACCAGGTCGCTGGCCGCGCCGGGCAGCGCAATCCTTACGCGGCGCGCGATCCGTATTCGACGGGATCGGTTGGGGCCAAGAAGTCAGTGTCGCGCTGGTTCGACGGCAAGAGCAGCAAGGTGAACGGGGACGGCGAGTACGAGGATCATTGA
- a CDS encoding TetR/AcrR family transcriptional regulator — MGPRTRILDAAMLVFRRQGFRRSSIEQAADAAGLTRQALYHHFKSKEELFRAVIERLHEDALAAEIAAAGNAEKAGGSLADILVASVTAKLGQLAASLDGSPHVEELFSEHLVQARDLYQKYTTAYAELIAATIARVCRQQGLVLNAGMTPRDLARCVEMAVNGTKSAYPAMQPADAFLKDLEIMLRTLIAGAVRPATKPRAARPTPAKKVSRTTARKTGDRR, encoded by the coding sequence ATGGGCCCGCGCACCCGCATTCTCGACGCCGCGATGCTGGTATTCCGCCGGCAGGGTTTTCGGCGTTCGTCGATCGAGCAGGCCGCGGATGCCGCAGGGCTGACGCGACAGGCGCTCTACCATCACTTCAAATCCAAGGAAGAGTTGTTCCGCGCCGTCATCGAACGGTTGCATGAGGACGCGCTCGCCGCCGAAATCGCCGCCGCCGGCAACGCCGAGAAAGCCGGCGGCAGCCTTGCCGACATCCTTGTGGCGTCGGTCACCGCCAAGCTCGGACAACTGGCGGCTTCACTCGACGGCTCGCCCCATGTCGAAGAGCTGTTCTCCGAACACCTCGTGCAGGCGCGCGACCTCTATCAGAAATACACCACCGCCTATGCGGAGCTGATCGCCGCGACCATCGCGCGCGTCTGCCGCCAGCAGGGCCTCGTTCTCAATGCCGGCATGACGCCGCGCGATCTCGCCCGCTGCGTCGAGATGGCGGTTAACGGCACGAAATCCGCCTACCCCGCGATGCAGCCGGCGGACGCCTTCCTCAAGGATCTTGAAATCATGCTGCGCACGTTGATCGCGGGCGCCGTGCGTCCAGCGACGAAACCGCGCGCCGCCAGGCCAACGCCCGCAAAGAAAGTTTCCCGAACCACTGCCCGCAAAACTGGAGATCGCAGATGA
- a CDS encoding molybdopterin-dependent oxidoreductase has protein sequence MSTMTVNGKPASLPDDPDALLVDVVRDALDLTGTKLVCGAGVCGACTVLVDGEPVVSCLMPARAAANTNVTTVEGIGAAKLHPVQQAFMAHDALQCGFCTPGFIVEAVAFHDRWRAAKGTAVPSREEIGAALSGHLCRCGAYDGIFRAVADACAGRFDGGDILPPRMEARDKVTGSAKYTVDIRHDGQLEGAILRSPFAHARIGELDLATARAMPGVGAVISLLGDDRIVRYVGEPIAAVAASDRKTALAAIAAIKLGSEPLPSAIGLDEARKADAPVVFEKSARKKAGNVSEGAGSPAPWKGNVRGPSAAFSKKPKKVRNWVEGARAANHPLLVEGTFRTGTQQHACLEPHAAVARFDGDRLTVHVSTQSVFHLMELIAKRYKLGHDKVRVIADHVGGGFGSKGTLGVETTTAIELARAAKAPVRVAYDRHEELSVTGYRPATEMKIALLPSEQGGLKALSLTAWADTGAATNSTIAALARLIYPAEAKELADFDVISNLPAGAPFRGPGGPPMAFALEQAIDEAALRMSVDPIALRKRWDPDPNRQRLYDWASGLAVWRNRKPIAAQSGRYRRGVGVAAGYWLYLWQPGSKVEVAVKGGRLVASTATQDIGTGTRSVIANTVAREFGLEPHEIEVRIGDSNLPEGPGSGGSRVTASIIPPMLLAIEQLKASIQQQAKRQPVPGSNAPWRELLAASPDLSVSSVRPEDSRPTAAGVESPLKQVGILGMIFGWMMRRFSNLAIGAGVPSSVQIIEVEVDTWLGHVRVVNVHTGIAVGTVAAPALAHSQAAGAVIQGIGYALYETREIDSRTGDVLSAGMEDYRIPGIADTPGIDVHFDQGGFEHVLGGSVGIGEVATVPTSPAIANAIHNATGVRLTEIPIRPDRLIAALKGRAAA, from the coding sequence ATGAGCACGATGACGGTCAACGGCAAGCCAGCTTCCCTCCCCGACGATCCCGATGCGCTGCTGGTCGACGTCGTGCGCGACGCACTCGATCTCACCGGCACAAAACTCGTCTGCGGGGCCGGCGTCTGCGGCGCCTGCACCGTGCTGGTCGACGGCGAGCCTGTGGTGAGTTGCCTGATGCCGGCGCGAGCTGCTGCGAATACGAACGTGACCACGGTCGAAGGTATCGGCGCTGCCAAACTGCATCCGGTGCAGCAGGCCTTCATGGCGCACGACGCCCTGCAATGCGGCTTCTGCACGCCGGGATTCATTGTCGAGGCGGTGGCCTTTCACGACCGCTGGCGCGCGGCCAAGGGAACGGCGGTGCCCTCGCGCGAGGAAATCGGCGCGGCGCTGTCGGGCCACCTCTGCCGCTGCGGCGCCTATGACGGCATTTTCCGGGCCGTGGCGGATGCCTGCGCCGGCCGCTTCGACGGCGGCGACATCCTGCCACCACGCATGGAAGCCCGCGACAAGGTGACGGGATCGGCGAAATACACCGTCGACATCCGCCATGACGGTCAGCTCGAAGGCGCGATCCTGCGCTCGCCGTTCGCACATGCCCGGATCGGCGAACTCGACCTGGCGACGGCGCGCGCGATGCCGGGCGTCGGTGCCGTGATCTCGCTGCTCGGCGACGACCGCATCGTGCGCTATGTCGGCGAACCCATTGCCGCCGTCGCGGCCAGCGACCGCAAGACCGCGCTGGCCGCCATCGCCGCGATCAAGCTCGGCAGTGAACCCCTGCCGTCGGCGATCGGGCTCGACGAAGCCCGCAAGGCCGATGCGCCTGTGGTGTTCGAAAAGTCCGCCCGAAAAAAAGCCGGCAACGTTTCCGAAGGCGCGGGCTCGCCGGCGCCCTGGAAGGGCAACGTCCGCGGACCGTCGGCGGCATTCTCCAAGAAGCCGAAGAAGGTGCGAAACTGGGTCGAGGGCGCGCGCGCCGCGAACCATCCGCTGCTGGTCGAGGGCACGTTCCGGACCGGCACGCAACAGCACGCCTGCCTCGAACCGCATGCTGCCGTCGCCCGTTTCGACGGCGACCGGCTCACCGTGCACGTGTCGACGCAGTCGGTGTTTCACCTGATGGAACTGATCGCCAAGCGCTACAAGCTCGGCCACGACAAGGTGCGCGTGATCGCCGATCACGTCGGCGGCGGATTTGGTTCGAAAGGCACGCTCGGCGTCGAGACCACAACCGCGATCGAACTGGCGCGCGCCGCCAAGGCGCCAGTCAGGGTCGCCTATGACCGGCACGAGGAACTATCGGTGACCGGCTATCGGCCGGCGACGGAGATGAAGATCGCACTGCTGCCCTCCGAACAGGGCGGGTTGAAAGCGCTGTCGCTGACCGCCTGGGCCGATACGGGCGCCGCGACCAATTCGACCATCGCCGCGCTGGCGCGGCTGATCTATCCGGCGGAAGCCAAGGAACTTGCCGACTTCGACGTCATCAGCAATCTGCCGGCGGGCGCGCCGTTCCGCGGTCCCGGCGGGCCACCGATGGCCTTTGCGCTGGAACAGGCGATTGACGAAGCGGCGCTGCGCATGAGCGTCGATCCGATCGCGCTGCGCAAACGCTGGGATCCCGATCCAAACCGGCAGCGGCTGTACGATTGGGCATCGGGCCTTGCAGTCTGGCGTAACCGCAAACCGATTGCCGCACAGAGCGGCCGCTACCGTCGCGGCGTCGGCGTCGCCGCCGGCTACTGGCTTTATCTGTGGCAGCCCGGCTCGAAGGTCGAAGTGGCGGTCAAGGGCGGGCGCCTGGTCGCCAGCACCGCAACGCAGGATATCGGCACCGGCACGCGCTCCGTGATCGCCAATACGGTCGCGCGCGAATTCGGGCTGGAGCCGCATGAGATCGAGGTCCGGATCGGCGATTCAAATCTCCCGGAAGGACCCGGCTCGGGCGGCAGCCGGGTCACGGCCTCGATCATCCCGCCGATGCTGCTGGCGATCGAGCAGTTGAAAGCCTCGATCCAGCAGCAGGCCAAGCGGCAGCCGGTCCCCGGCTCCAACGCGCCGTGGCGCGAACTGCTCGCGGCCTCGCCCGATCTGAGCGTTTCCAGCGTGCGGCCGGAAGACTCCAGGCCGACGGCGGCGGGCGTCGAGTCGCCGCTGAAACAGGTCGGCATCCTGGGAATGATTTTCGGCTGGATGATGCGGCGCTTCTCCAACCTCGCGATCGGGGCCGGCGTGCCGAGTTCGGTGCAGATCATCGAAGTCGAAGTCGATACCTGGCTCGGCCACGTCCGCGTCGTCAACGTTCACACCGGCATCGCGGTCGGCACGGTCGCCGCGCCCGCGCTGGCGCACAGCCAGGCGGCGGGCGCCGTGATCCAGGGCATCGGCTACGCCTTGTATGAAACGCGCGAAATCGATTCCCGCACCGGCGACGTGCTCAGCGCCGGCATGGAGGACTATCGCATTCCCGGCATCGCGGACACGCCCGGGATCGACGTGCATTTCGACCAGGGCGGTTTCGAGCACGTGCTCGGCGGCAGCGTCGGCATCGGCGAGGTCGCGACCGTGCCGACGTCGCCCGCGATCGCCAACGCGATCCATAACGCTACCGGCGTTCGGCTGACCGAAATTCCGATCCGTCCCGACCGTCTTATCGCCGCGCTCAAAGGGAGGGCCGCCGCATGA
- a CDS encoding FAD binding domain-containing protein — MTPTAMTATAGEFRAAGTDLSERRRSGVSTGPLIDISAAPDTTGMHWGDDGALRIGAFSTIAAIAADARLAEAYPGIAASAQGLATPQIRHLATLGGNLAQRSRCWYFRNPHIACLKKGGTECPARSGNHLYHAAFDLGPCVAPHPSTMAAALLAYEAKVTTDRRNSLAIGDLLGDGSNGRSDNALQPGEMIRSIELGIPLQGERALYKRAISRTHAEWPLVEVCARAVIKDGAFRFVRLAAGGIAPVPLRLAAAEAALEGKPAKISTIDVAAERTTSGAKPLPMTGYKLDLLKGVVRDLLERLAA, encoded by the coding sequence ATGACACCGACAGCCATGACTGCCACAGCAGGTGAATTCCGCGCCGCCGGCACCGACCTCTCCGAGAGGCGGCGCAGCGGCGTCTCGACGGGACCGCTGATCGATATCTCGGCTGCGCCCGACACGACCGGCATGCATTGGGGCGACGACGGAGCTTTGCGCATCGGCGCCTTCTCCACGATTGCCGCGATCGCCGCCGACGCGCGCCTTGCCGAGGCGTATCCAGGCATCGCGGCGTCTGCACAGGGTTTGGCAACGCCGCAGATCCGTCACCTCGCCACCCTCGGCGGCAATCTCGCGCAACGTTCGCGCTGCTGGTACTTTCGCAATCCGCATATCGCCTGCCTGAAGAAGGGTGGAACGGAGTGTCCGGCGCGATCGGGCAATCATCTCTACCATGCGGCTTTCGACCTCGGCCCCTGCGTGGCGCCGCATCCCTCGACCATGGCGGCCGCACTGCTCGCCTATGAAGCGAAAGTAACCACCGATCGCCGGAATTCGCTTGCGATCGGCGACCTGCTCGGCGACGGCTCCAACGGCCGCAGCGACAACGCGCTGCAGCCGGGTGAGATGATCCGAAGCATCGAACTTGGCATTCCCCTGCAAGGCGAGCGCGCGCTGTACAAGCGCGCGATCAGCCGCACCCATGCCGAATGGCCGCTGGTCGAAGTCTGCGCCCGCGCCGTGATCAAGGACGGCGCCTTCCGGTTCGTCCGCCTCGCCGCCGGCGGCATCGCCCCGGTGCCGCTGCGGCTTGCGGCCGCGGAAGCGGCATTGGAGGGCAAGCCAGCAAAGATATCGACGATTGACGTCGCCGCCGAGCGCACGACATCAGGCGCAAAGCCGCTACCGATGACGGGATACAAGCTCGATCTGCTGAAGGGCGTGGTGCGGGATCTGCTGGAGCGGCTGGCGGCGTAG
- a CDS encoding DUF2147 domain-containing protein has product MKKLYITAALLLATTSAQAGGISFQINGERVRIEAPSNCAAISCVKVISPGYTGKLGNVDLKGMGKKKNDDDDDVVTSAPAAPPPAPAPAQAAAPPPPAPAPAAAPAPAPTTVAAATPLRYETVSPAPLPPAPPAPAAAAPAPAPAPVAAASDPNSPVGIWMTEENKGNVRIEECGANLCGYSVNTGARILINMKPQGSKWTGRIHDPDSGRNYDSTIALKSTDTLKVQGCAFGGMFCGGQTWKRAS; this is encoded by the coding sequence ATGAAGAAGCTCTACATCACCGCCGCATTGCTGCTGGCCACCACCTCGGCCCAGGCCGGCGGAATTTCCTTCCAGATCAACGGCGAGCGCGTCCGCATCGAAGCGCCGAGCAACTGTGCCGCGATTTCCTGCGTCAAGGTGATCTCGCCCGGCTATACCGGCAAGCTCGGCAATGTCGATCTCAAGGGCATGGGCAAGAAGAAGAACGACGACGACGATGACGTCGTGACCTCAGCGCCCGCCGCACCTCCTCCGGCACCCGCACCAGCCCAGGCCGCTGCGCCGCCGCCCCCTGCTCCCGCTCCGGCAGCGGCACCCGCCCCGGCTCCGACCACCGTCGCGGCTGCGACGCCGTTGCGATACGAAACTGTTTCGCCCGCGCCACTGCCGCCGGCACCGCCCGCTCCCGCCGCGGCGGCGCCCGCCCCGGCTCCGGCTCCGGTCGCCGCCGCGTCCGACCCCAATTCGCCGGTCGGCATCTGGATGACGGAAGAGAACAAGGGCAATGTGCGCATCGAGGAGTGCGGCGCCAATCTGTGCGGCTACTCCGTCAACACCGGCGCGCGCATCCTGATCAACATGAAGCCGCAGGGCAGCAAGTGGACCGGCCGGATCCATGATCCGGACAGCGGCCGCAACTACGACTCGACGATCGCGCTGAAGAGCACCGACACGCTCAAGGTCCAGGGCTGCGCCTTCGGCGGCATGTTCTGCGGCGGCCAGACCTGGAAGCGCGCGAGCTGA
- a CDS encoding DUF2147 domain-containing protein, with the protein MKRLCFLAVLLTLTSSAHAGRSISFSLGKHRVHVETARHCRSLSCTSVSISKRLNWRHRRDRYEEERDATMPVKPVPSVPQTVSPPAPPPSAAPPKTIVTAPDPVYTAAASRSEPVEPPPLAAPAVQDVAIPVPPAPSVAAPVEAAPPPPQVQRVLHQAEEETASDSPIGDWQTEGKGKVRIGKCGDALCGFVLDSGNERGEAILINMKPKTQMQWTGGVYSQSSAETYFGTMSMKGINTLRVEACALGRFYCSGNNWSRITRRADGVMTSRQMPLDHRS; encoded by the coding sequence ATGAAACGGCTGTGTTTTCTCGCCGTGTTGCTCACACTCACCTCATCGGCCCATGCCGGCCGTTCGATTTCATTCAGTCTTGGCAAGCATCGCGTGCATGTCGAAACCGCCAGGCATTGCCGGTCGTTATCGTGCACGTCGGTGTCGATCTCCAAACGCCTCAACTGGCGCCACAGGCGGGACCGTTACGAGGAGGAGCGGGACGCGACGATGCCGGTAAAGCCTGTGCCATCGGTGCCGCAAACGGTTTCGCCACCGGCCCCGCCACCGTCTGCGGCGCCGCCCAAGACGATCGTTACCGCGCCGGACCCCGTCTACACGGCGGCCGCATCGCGAAGCGAGCCCGTCGAACCACCCCCGCTTGCTGCGCCAGCGGTTCAGGACGTCGCCATTCCAGTGCCGCCGGCGCCGTCGGTCGCAGCGCCGGTCGAGGCGGCGCCGCCTCCGCCGCAGGTGCAGCGCGTGCTGCATCAGGCCGAGGAAGAAACAGCATCGGATTCCCCGATCGGCGACTGGCAGACCGAAGGCAAGGGAAAGGTGAGGATCGGAAAGTGCGGCGACGCGCTGTGCGGATTCGTGCTCGATTCGGGGAATGAACGAGGCGAGGCGATCCTGATCAACATGAAGCCGAAGACGCAGATGCAATGGACCGGCGGCGTCTACAGCCAGAGCAGCGCCGAGACATATTTCGGCACCATGTCGATGAAGGGGATCAACACGCTCCGCGTCGAAGCCTGCGCGCTCGGCCGCTTCTACTGCTCCGGCAACAACTGGAGTCGCATCACGCGCCGCGCCGACGGTGTTATGACGTCGCGGCAGATGCCGTTGGACCACCGCTCGTAG